The window AAACCTGTTGCATATCCCATTCCTAAATCATTTTTACCTGTAGAAAAAATATATTTCCATTTATTAGTCCGAATCATGGCTTTATTATCGGGTAAAAACTCTGAGAATACGGAATCACGGTGTTTGTCCGTTTTTTCGGTTAGAAGGGGTACCAAACTTATTCCGTGAATATTATTCAGCGGTTTTTCTCCTAATGCTTCAATAATTGTGGGGAATAAGTCAACAAACTCTGTCAGTTTAGATTGAATTTTTCCTTCCCCAAAAGCCTTCCCTCCTTGAATGATCAAAGGGGCTTTGACTGCTTCTTCCCACATCATGTGTTTTTCAAAGCGTTTGTGATCATTTAATAAATAGCCATGATCTCCTACATAGATTACTAATGTACTCTCTTTTAGCCCAGCATTTTCCAAAGCATTCAAAACGAGCCCTACATTTTTGTCTAGGTATTCAACTGAAGTATAGTAAGAAGAAATGATTCCCTTTTTTTCTTCATCTGTTAAATCTTTAAACACTTCGGGAATCCAACGGTCATCCTCTTGGCTTCCACTTGGAAGGGGCATATTCTCAGGATTGTACTTATTGGCATATTCAATGGGGAAGTTAAATGGGGAATGGGGTTCTTCAAACCCAAGCCATAAGCAAAAGCGGTCATTTTGATTGCTTTGTATAAATTCAATTGCTTTTTTTGCATAAAAAGTTCCTACATCTTCTTCGTCATAATAAGTAGAGGGTAATGCATCTGCATTTAGCCAAATGTTTGCTGGATCTTTAAATGGTTTCCACTTCGGTCTGGATTTTATTTCATCTGCAGGCTTTCTGGGAGGATTAGTCTTGATAAAATCCAGATAGTCCTTCTTTTGTATTTTATTTTCAAACCCATGATTAGATGAACTATTAAAATGATTTTTTCCAATGATTGCGGTTTTATAACCCAGTGGTGTTAAATAGTCCGCGATAGATATTTGTTCTTCAGGAAATGGAGTTGATAGTAAAGAAACCCCTGATGCATGCGGGTATTTCCCAGTAATCATTGATTGTCTTGAAGGCGAACATACAGGAGAGTTGACGTAAGCGTGACTAAATAAAACCCCATTCTTTGCCATTTCATCTAAGTTTGGTGTTTTTACAATTTTATTACCGTAAGCCCCTAATACTTTGGTACTATGATCATCTCCAATGATGAATACAACATTTCGGAACCTTTCGAAATTGTTTTCGGTATTATTTTCTGCTTTTTGCTGAGGTGAATTACAGGCATTCACCATTATTATTAATAGAATAGGAATATATATTTTCATTCTTTAATAGGTTAAGTCAACTACAATTAATTTTTAAGGTATTTCCCTGTTAGAATTTTGTTTAATTTCAAATGAAAATTTCTCTTAAGTATGCAATATTCCACACTTCTTTTTCATATAGGAAAAATTTAATTTATGATAAATTAGTGATATATCTCCTTTAAGCTATCTAAACATGGTTAGTATTAATTTAGATTTCTATTTTACCATAAACTCCAATTAAAGACTTAAGGAAAAATCCCCTTAAGTCTTTAATTATATGGTTGAATACCAAGGAATTCAATTTGTGAATAATAGTATTGATTTGAAATTGAATAGGTTAAATCTTTTTAATGGAGACTAATAGCCAGGGTTTTGTTCAAGATTACCTATTAGGATTTCTCTTTGTGGAATTGGGAAAAGCAATCGGTTTTGGGTAACATTATAGCTTACATCCCTCAGGATTGGATGTAAGGCTTTCATGTTTTCTCCATGCTGATTCATTACTTCAATGGCACGTCCAGTCCTAACCAAATCTAACCATCTTTTATTTTCAAAAGCAAATTCTACTCGCCTTTCATGAATTATTATGTCTTGTAACTCTTCTTGATTTCCGATAGTTACAGAAGGTAAACCAGCCCTTACCCTTACTTGATTTAAATGTGCCAACGCTTCTGCGGTTTTGCCTTGTTCATTCAAAGCTTCAGCAAGTAATAATAGTGCATCTGAGTACCTATAAATTGGAAAATTATCGTCTGTATTATTAATAATACTATGTTGGTGTAGGTATTTTCTCACAAAAGCATAGGACCGTTTTCCTTCTTCTGGTCCATAGTTAAGTGGGCTGGTAATTTTCTCTATGACCATTGCACCAACTGGCCCGGTACCTTCAATGATACCTATGGAAGCTTCAAGTCTTGAGTCACCTTGTTCATAGCTATCAATCATTTCCTGAGTAGGTGTATTCCATCCTCCGCCATTTCTATTTTGAGATTCGATACCTGTAACCATGCTTACATCATCTGAAAGAGGTAGGAATGGATACAAGAAATTACTTTCTTGTCCCTGATTTCCTTGCTGATATTGAATCTCAAATATTGATTCTTTGCTATTTTTATTACTTAGGTCAAAAACTGAACCATAGTCAG of the Cyclobacterium marinum DSM 745 genome contains:
- a CDS encoding sulfatase family protein; the protein is MKIYIPILLIIMVNACNSPQQKAENNTENNFERFRNVVFIIGDDHSTKVLGAYGNKIVKTPNLDEMAKNGVLFSHAYVNSPVCSPSRQSMITGKYPHASGVSLLSTPFPEEQISIADYLTPLGYKTAIIGKNHFNSSSNHGFENKIQKKDYLDFIKTNPPRKPADEIKSRPKWKPFKDPANIWLNADALPSTYYDEEDVGTFYAKKAIEFIQSNQNDRFCLWLGFEEPHSPFNFPIEYANKYNPENMPLPSGSQEDDRWIPEVFKDLTDEEKKGIISSYYTSVEYLDKNVGLVLNALENAGLKESTLVIYVGDHGYLLNDHKRFEKHMMWEEAVKAPLIIQGGKAFGEGKIQSKLTEFVDLFPTIIEALGEKPLNNIHGISLVPLLTEKTDKHRDSVFSEFLPDNKAMIRTNKWKYIFSTGKNDLGMGYATGFGPAGITHHLYNVEEDPKETTNLSNNPDYQEIMQEL
- a CDS encoding RagB/SusD family nutrient uptake outer membrane protein, with amino-acid sequence MKKIIYIYIICCLGLQSCASDFIEIAPQASVTTANFYKTQSQFEQALIGAYASIRNAKGSIASWVMGEMRSDNTHYEYNNLNRGVQNSQREDTAGFLDDNSSSYISSKYNSCYIGIARVNQILDKIDEAEFSQQMKDRIIGESKFIRALLYFELVRYFGGVSLHLEAVEGAAQAYLPRTTVSEVYLAIESDLSNAILLLPEVSFPQDGRATKGAAQVLLADVFITQEKYSEAESALKAILTMGYELLPDYGSVFDLSNKNSKESIFEIQYQQGNQGQESNFLYPFLPLSDDVSMVTGIESQNRNGGGWNTPTQEMIDSYEQGDSRLEASIGIIEGTGPVGAMVIEKITSPLNYGPEEGKRSYAFVRKYLHQHSIINNTDDNFPIYRYSDALLLLAEALNEQGKTAEALAHLNQVRVRAGLPSVTIGNQEELQDIIIHERRVEFAFENKRWLDLVRTGRAIEVMNQHGENMKALHPILRDVSYNVTQNRLLFPIPQREILIGNLEQNPGY